TAGCTTTTGGTGGATGACAACGCATTTGCActatttaaaatgatcaaatgtaaAGCCatataaaaaatgttattcatATCATCTACTTAGTAAAAGTGCTGTCAAGCTGCAAATCAGGTGCAAGTCAAAACCACAGAACAATTAGCAGTGAAGTATATAGAACTGCAAGTAACACTTTTCTTATTATTACTCAATCTACTCATCGTTTTCATGATGATAAAACACGAGAAAACAGTGAAGAACATGTCATcaaaagtcttgttttgtccatccAACAGTCCAAAGCCTAAATATAGAGACAAAACAGtctcatttgagaagctggaacagtcaaatgtttgacattttggcttgaaaaatgacatcaattatcaaaatagttgcagattgAATTTCTCTAGATTGACTAATTAATCACTGCAACTCTTGCTCAAAGCGTCAAAATCAATAATACTTATATGCAGCATGGCAAGAGTGTTATATTATCGCCTATATTATTGTTATATGCATTGTTATTGCAGATGCActaaaattctaaaaataaagATGCAAATTAAATACTTTACATACTGCTGGGAAGTTTAATCTAagcaacatgttttaaaaattgTTCATAGGTTTCGTGCGTAAAATCTGCAAATTTTAAAACAAGGAAAGGTTGTGACtttttttccaaagtaaaaACACCTTGAAAGCTCAACTAAATGACTTGTTAAGGTGGATGTTTTGCAGCGTTTATCTTCTGCCATCTTAACAGACAGACTAGGATAGAAAGAATGTAAAAAGCATTTGGGTTAGTCAGTCATTTAGCAGTGAAACAATAGAAAGCTGTAATGATCATCAGATAAGGCTGTAGGCTAAGTAGGATACAATCATGTGTGTGACCCACACCAAACATTCCTTTCCATGCAGTTGTGATAACCACAACACAATGGGAATGGAGGCTGAGTTTCTAGGTGAAAGCGATTTAATCTccgtcttcctcttcttcaggcTGAGAAAACATGGACAGCTCCCCGAATGAAAGTGTCTCTGTTGTTCTGTGAGAGTGAGCAAACAGTGGAGTCAGGCTCAAATCAGCAGAGTGAAGGGCTTCTTCTCTGAACCGATGCCAATGGAGGTTTGGAAGATTCTGCATGGCCTGCTGGTAATTACGGCTTCCTGCTGATTCGTGCAAATCACATCACTGTGTCCATCCACCAGTGCTGCCCACATACTCATGTATAAAGGGACATGACACACACGCCCAGACACACAAACCCTGATCTGGGAAAAGCCACAACTCCACAAATCTTAGAAGAGCAGTTGGTGAATCAATGCAAAAGCCAATTCAGCGTAGATAAATTGGTTCCTCTAGCACATCAAAACTCTTGATGCGCCCGGGCTAATGAGAAAGCAGGGTGCCCTGGCTCTCCGATGTGGTTTAAGCTGGATGCTTTCCATTCACTACACAGCTTCTCACAGCTCTCATTAAAGCAAGGATGGCACTCTGCCCATCCACAGATCTGTAACATCTGTCAAACAGGCAGCACGGATCCTCTTGGAATAGATCACACCTCATATTCTCAAACAAGAGCACAGGGCAGATCTGACACTGGAAACATCAAATTACTTCATAAAGCAGCCTCTATTGTGCCATCTCCCAAACACTGGCTCACTTTATGtggctgacaaacaaacagtgacGCGGCAGGGGGTCTGCCTGGGAAATATCAGTAACACTTGCGTTGGAGTGCAGACCTGGAGGAGAGCAGACGGCTTCCATATGAATGAGTGGCTTAAGAGAGGCGCCTGGGAAAAGCAGAGTACTTACTCACACAGCAGAACGCCATTCTCCAGCGCTGATCGGAAGTCGGTGCTCCCAAATTTTTTCTTGGTTACCGCCTGGAAAAAAGGATACAAAAACAGTGAGCAAAATAGCAAGAGGGGTtgggtgaggagaggaggcgggggtttgtgtgtgtgtgtgtgtgtgtgtgtgtgtgtgtgtggaggggtggGGAGGTTGGAGAAGAAAGGTAGGATGTTGAGAACAGTAGCAGAGGAAGTCAGAGGTATTTCCTCCTGAGTTCCTACAGTGTCTTTAGGACAGAGTTGAGCACAGTTCTTCAGGTATTCCTCAGGAGCTCTCGGGTGACTCTGTTCTTCTCACGTAAGCACTAAAAGCTGCTGGTAAGCGGGAGTGTGCTGGAGCCAGGCTGCCCAAGCCACAAGGCTATGGGAGCATCTGGAGTGCTGTGTTATACCCTCATGCCTTTCCCATGATCTCAAACCACCACTGCAGGAGCACCAAGAGTCATTATGCAGgcaaacgtacacacacactgcatgcatGATGTGCAGCCTTACACATTTAAACGCATGCACatctacagtacacacacagaaacaaacatcaTCCAGTCTTGATTTTAAACAGAACACTCGCATTTACAGGTTTTATGTAGCCTTTCAGTCTGCAGTTCGTCTAAAAGGCAATAATAGTATCATGTGAAACTGCAACTTTGTTTTGGGATATCAAATTCACAGCGATGGCCACTCCTTAACAGAGTAACACACAATCAACAAGCTGACCAATCAGTACCTGACCTACTAAATCTAACCCAAATAGTTACATAGAAAACAATTAGATTCATAATCCTCTCTATTTATCATTTTAGAAAATTTTCTTTAATAATGCATATAGATGTGCATTAAAATCCTCATTTATAGACGATTGCACTTGGATGCATACAGTTTTTGTATTCTAGTCAGTATTCAAGTGCCACTTGACTGATCTGATCTTAGCAGCTACCTGAGTGGTTCACGGGTGAATAGCAAAAATGCCATCACAAACACCATGAGGTTATGGCTCCATCACACCGTCTGCACATCTTATTTTAGCTGTTGATAGTACAATGTGGCATTTATGTCTGTATGACCATTTTGGAGGATGCAGTTTGTGGTCTGTGTCAATCCCTTTTATATCAACGAGAGTTGGCTAACAACAGTTAAACCTCTCCGTACTATGCGATACAGTTTAACAGCACTGCAAACGACATCCTCCACAATGATCAAAAGTTAAATCAACACCGTCTTTatcagtttcaacaaaaacactaaaagttGAAATTCATGCAGGTTGGATATATCGCTGGACTGTTGTATTAGGCTACATTAGTTGGATCTATGTGCACCTAAGAAACTGCCTGCTGTGTATATGTTATAAAATATCTGTTTTGTTTAGCTTCACTAACCTCACACACTGTAAAGTGTTTGATTTTAAGTCTGCATAGAAATTCCTCCTTTCTCTCAATTACCAATAGGACAGATGAGCACACACATTACACTGCAAGTATACAGAAAAATAAGATAGCtggcgtgcacacacacacacacacacacacacacacacacacacacacacacacacacacacacacacacacacacacacacacacacacacacacacacacacacacacacacacacacacacacacacacacacacacacacacacacacacacacacacacacacacacacagcaaaacaagtTGAACGAGTCTCACCAACCACATTGGTCAGATGTGCCTTTGTCCCTTTTCCTTTCAAGGGAAAGCTGAGACAATAGCTGCGACAATTACTGGCATAGCTAAGTACAGGCCGTCGTGCTGAGGTGGGCAGGACAAACTGGGGCAATTAGACAGATTGACTGGCAGACACcatcattattttcaaaaaaaagtgGTGTTACACCTCAGACCACACCCTCGAGATAGCCAAGGCCTCAAATACCCATCATTCCACCAGAATTACACCGTGTTGTAATAAGAAGAATGAATAAGATTAAAGATGTGACGCAGCAGTtgtctgcagcctctctgtgtgtttgcacaatGTGATGAAGCTATTGTTGGgaaatatttgttgtgtttacaaaacagagagagatattGCCCTACTCCTCcgtcactgacaaaaacataatCATAACCAGACGCTGAGagcacaaaacagaaacatagACAAGACACGCAAAGctgcagatgcacacacacacacacacacacacacacacacacactgatgcagagAGCAAACAAAGTTTACAGTAGAGTGTATAATCAGTCGGGCCCTGCAGTTGGCATATGAAATCCTGACCCCTACTGTTCTATGTAAGCAGGGGAAGCGGCTTGGATCCatgagagcaaacaaacaacacaggtggaaacagcgTATTCATTTGGATTCCTTCTTTTACTTTAGTTCTttgttattttgatgtttttttcctcttaagaTTACACACTTTCTTATCAAAGCTGCACCAGCCAAACATAATGAACGGAATAATTAAGATACTATCTCCTAGACCATGCGTGGAAGGCGGCACCCACCCTGGCACTGAACCTGGCAAGAAGCTGGCTGCGGCAGAATAGTTTTCTCTGCTCCATCGTCATCATTAGAGGTATTAACTCCCCTTAGACCTGGCCTGCTGTggcctctctctcctgttcaACCTGCCATGTGGGATAAGAACTCTAATCTGCAGCAACATACTGTTACCCTGATTTAACAGGGAGATTTAAGGCAGCGGCAGAGATTTCAAAAACAGCTTGCCTTCCTGTAAACCCACCCTCGCTCCCCTCAAGAATGTGCTGCTGAACGTGTCGAAGAACGAAGAGTCTCATGACGACTTTCCCCCCAcattaaaagacagaaatgtggtCCTCAGAGTAAATGACGGGGACTCAAAGTGTGTCACATTAagttttgtcattattattgcAGCGAACCAGGAATGGTGTCTTGGTAGAACACAAATAATCAGAGGAATTGAGGAGTCTCTGGGTCCGTGACCACAGCTATTGTTTATTCATGCAGGGCACTGAGGCAAATCAGTATTCAAGGTTTGTGCGGATGCAGCCCCCCACCACTAATTGTTCCTAAAATTCTTTGTTCCCTCTGCAGAGGACGGGGGCCATTGGTCATCAGGGGGCAACTGGGACATTATCCAAATATTTCAGGGATCAGTCTCAAGAAAAGCGGAGTGTGGAATCCATTAGCATCGACACCATCAACACATCAGAATAATAGAGCCACATCAACATGTACGTGCGTGTGAATGACTTCTTGCGTCAGGACCTGCTTCACACGAGTCCATCTGAATGCCTGCGTCCTGGCTCATAATTGCATCTGACTGTCAAAATCACAGAATGGTGCTACAGCAAGGTGAGTAATGATCAGTCCAGTCAAACAGCTCCTGGCATGAAACGCAACACAGCGACATAAGTCACGATAGGCAGTTCATGAGGGGAAGAAAAGTTTTGAAAAGGAAATTCAAGGAAAGAGGTTATGTGCAAATAGATCCAAAACCATCTGCAGGGTTTCATAACACCAGAGGGGATATCTTTTAGTTTGTAATCTGGGTGAACTCTTTGAAAATATGCCATATATAAGGAATTAACATTCAGAAGAGCAATTAGTCATTTAATTACTCAGAAACTGATTCATTGCTTAAAGCACAAATGCCAAACTTtgtctggttccagcttctaaaCCAAATAGATTTACTGCAGTGCTCTATTTTCTTTCAATGGACAGTTGATCGAACAAAACGAACAATCTGAACATTTAACCTTGGACTCGTTCCAGTATCTCCGAGCATGTACAATATTAATCACCAAAGATGTAGCATTATGTCACATCATTACCTCAACGACGTACACCAAAACCATGAAGAGGCTCAGTGTTGcatgacagcagcaacaggacaAGTAGCTAAACTCCACAGGATTGTGTTACCTTTGACTGGCTGCTTCCTTTCACAGTACGTGAGGAACACAATACGGCCCTTTTCAACCAgccacacacagatgcatggGAGTTATATCAAAACCAGAGCTGAAATCTTACACCAATTAAAGCTTGTGTTGTTGCATGACCTCAAACCAGATAAATAGCTGAAACGAACCGCTACCGAAAACCTGTTTAAAGAGGCATTCCAAGTATTGTGGGCAACACCTTCCTCTTCCAAGGAACCTCTTTCAGAAAATTCTTGCCCATTACAACCTAAACAAACAAAGGGAGGGAAGAACTTACATTCTGTGTCTGACATTGTCACCTACGCTTGTGATTTACTAATATAACAAACTAAAATTGCTTAACACCATAAAAAGCAGTGAAATAGACTAAATCTAGTCACAAAATCACTAACTGCAAACCAACTAAGGTATTATTCATGAcggactgtgtttgtgtttacaggCGGCCATATGCATGATCTCCTGACCTGTAAGTAGCTTAAACACTGCCACTTGTTCATGACTTGTCATAACAGTCCCACTTGCAGCCTTTCTATTCAATTAACAAGGACCTCTATTATTCCACCAGGCCCTGTGGTTGTAGGACGCGGCGCCCTGTGCTGACAGCTGGCCAGCTCTGAGGGGGCTATGTTCACAGCCATGGCAGCTAATGCAGGAATGTGTCCATGTGACAGGCTCCAGACCATTTAGTCTAGTTTTTAACAATACCGCCACAACCTTACCATGCACACATGCCTCAGTTTAAAGTGCTGTGAAGCCAAGCAGCTTGTTAATCATTCAGTGGCACAATCCAATAGCCCAAAAAACTTTCTCTTTGAAGGGGAACTGTTTGCCCCGTGCCAGTGCTTAGTCTCTAATTACTACTATATTTCCATTAGGGCAAACCTCTCATACCTTCACTGTTGGTATAATACTCCCATGGCCTATACCTTTACCTATTCAATTTGTTCAGCTCCCCGTTCTCTAATCTTCCTGCCCCTGTTTGAGATCATGTCCCCACCATGAGGTAAGCCATCACAATGGCCCAGTGTGCGAGTGTGAGAGACACTGATGTCACATCACAAGCATTCAGATTCCCCCCCTCATGAAATTAGAACAATATTTGTTTAGTTACAGCCGTGCAGCAGCTCCACGCCACCCTGCTGGGAAGAGATTTTGCGAGGATGAGGAAGCATGATTTTACTAGCTCGTAAACGAGTCTGGCTGGAGGTTGGAATGAAACTTTTGATAATCTGACATATTGGAAATAAAAAGGGAATGTTTTTGCAAGTGCTGgtggacagtttttttttttgggggggtgcAGCTTTTGATTTCTGCATTATAGGAAAGTTGGTATATTATGACCATAACCGTATtgaaacctcttttttttttctctcttttctcttaatTGCTTTGTTGATTTCCTCAACATGTGTCTGTAGCTGTATCATTAAAGGGAAACATTACAAAATTATGTGCAAGTCTAGGCATCTGACAAAGGAGGCAGTCAACAAACATTAATGATGCATGGGGGTCAAATCAAGGCCTACCTGGATTCTGAAGAGACGGTGTCTAATGCTTGGGCTAGTTTCAGGCTAAATGATTTCTAGTGGCTGAAACACTTGACTGATCCGATCTCACCAGCTACCTGAGGTCAAGGGGGACTCATGCCTCCATGCATGTGTTGGTCCAGGTTACTATTATCTGAAACTTTGAGGCAGCAGATCATCTTTCAGCCATAAACTCAAGCAACATCCCTCTAAATCAGGGATGTATTGGAGAGTAAACCCCAGTTTTACACATTAATAAGCTCATATCTGTCTCTCTTGTTAACCCAGAGTAGCCTAATGCTTTCACATGAGGGTAAAGtcttaaaactaaaataaaaaaaacacatctttccTGAATTCCCATGTGGTGATTACAAGCCTAtttcttttcacctttttttttgtcaccagTGAAGAAAAGAcagtttcttttaaatgtttttactcaCCTCAATCCATCTCTGCGCCTCCAAGTAGGCTTCGTCGCAGCTGACAGCGGACTGCTCTCGCCACTCCATCACAAAAAACTTATTATCCGAGCTGCACCGGCGGGCCAAATCGGTTCCTAGTGACCCGCATTTAAGAGTCCAGCGACATAAACGAGGGCCAGTTCAAACAAGCAGACACAAACTGGTCAGGCAGTCTAGAAACGCACAGGTGAACTTGTAAACGCACTGCTCATTCATCAAACATGCCTCCTATTGTTGGTTTCCAGCACCTGATCGGGGAGTGAATGTGAGGTGTAACAGTGACGCGCTCCCTCCGCATCAGCtcgtctctgctgctgctgcttaccTGTTCTTTCATCCGACACACCTGCGCTCTGCTTCTTTTCGGCTGTTTTTACGCAGCTCCACCTGTGCGGCGATCAAACGAGTCTTCACCTCCTCTGGGAGAGGCTCTGACGGCAGATATGTTCTCCCCATCCACTTTTAAGCCGCAtgaggtggaggctgtggctggaGGGTTTCCCCAAGTGCGGTCCGTGGACCACCCACGGGTCCCTGAGCGGTTTCCAGGTGAAAACAAACTCGGGTTCACTGTTATGTCCCACTCTGGGAGATTATTTTTGATCCCAGATTTTCACTGCTGCCCGTTTAGTTGGTGCGTAATAGTGGAGCTCTCCAAAGATAATATGTTCTCACACTGTGCGTCCTCACATTTTTATCACTGTAAAGTCTGTGCACTGCTGAGCTCCAAACAGATACATCTCAAAATGTTTGCGCTCAGCTCTCCTCCTTCAAGGAGTTCGGGTCTCCTTTTAAAGAAAACCCCTTTCCTGGAGCGCCACGCAGCGGTGGTTAGTGCGCGTTGCAGGGCCCGAGAAACAACTTGCTGCAAAAGTAAGCTCCCATCAACTGATAATTTAATTGTAAAAACAGTACTGGAAAGTAACtagagtgcttttttttttttaaacttgtacTTGAGTGTTTCCATCTTCTGCTCCTTTGCCTGTGCTTCTTTAAACACTGTATGTTTCCCACATTTACTTAACGAGCAGCTACGTCACAGATTCAAATTTTACATACAAAAGCTTCAATCAtcttacaaaatataaaaagatattaTAGAGTTGTTAAAATTAGTTTACCCAGCAACATTTAAATGCTGATTTCATGTTAACATTAATATACTGTTTAAACTAATAGAACATAATAGGGCCATGCTGCATAATGAGTGATTTAATAACTTTAATGATATTTTGCTCAGAATAATCCAACCTAATCTAACCTCCTAGAAGTCTACCTCTGGTGCATAAACATAAACGTTTTAAGGCAAACTTAATGAGGCAAATCGTGGTCTATGGGGCGGCCAATTTGGGTCACTTTCCTGTTAAAGACCAAGTGTTTAAACACAGGGTTTTCTAGGCTTTTATCTAAAATAGTGAATAATATTCCTGCTCCTGTTTAGAGCTACATCATCTTCAAGTTTAATTAGAGTCATACCACCATGAGAACAAAATTTCTGCTTTTCACGGTTTCACTTAAAGTTGCTTTCATATGAGTTGCAAGTGCAGACTTGCAGGAATCACAGATTAAATATGTGTCATACTGGCCCTGAGGAGACTGGTTGCCAACTCTATTTCAGTGTAAGTGATGAGGAATAATATCCACAGACCTCGttttgtgtgaaaacacattCCAAAGTGAAGCTCATGAGGCCTCAGCAGTCTGTGTTGGACAAACCGAGTTGTTAAGCTGCAAAGTTTCAGTCTTTTTGGTAGAaaattccctctttgtcttCTTATCCTTCCACCACATCTCAGCAAGGAAACTGTCCGGGGAAACAAATGGGGCAGATTTGTACTGAAAACACTGCAACTTTGGAAGACATCCACTTTATTTGTTTAACTCAGACTACTGAAGCCTCACGCTGCTGGCTTCATATAAACTGTGGAATGTATTCTTTTGATGGCCCGTATGGACATaaggaatgattacagcaaaCAAATCCTGTTTAAATGTACATATGGACACCTTAAGATTAGTTTTAGTCAAATTTGAACAGTTGTGAACTTTAGATTTTGAGCAAGAGAAACTCCTGACAGGTATTTGGAGTATTTTTGTATTCTATATAGGGTGGCATACTAATGAAAATGAGAGTGAGTCAATTTTGGATGACCTTTTAGAGCAGATTCCTGGTTACATTCAAACCACCggctttttttatttccaggGGAGGAACTTTTTACTGGCATTTCATCCATCGTCCCTGACAGTCTAATCCGCTACGCCAGAATGTTTTAAATCCTCTCACAATAAACctgtcaaaatgtaatttactcAAAAGTAGTTTTCTACTAAGAAGTCTGTTTTGCAGAGAAGATCCACAAGCAAAGTGTTTAataaatttgcattttatttgacaGAATCTTTGATTCTTATTACAAAAACGTAGGCACCTTCCACACGGCTGTATTGTCTGCTTTTTTCTCTTACTTAcaggagactttttttttttttaaataagcttTTCATAACACCATTACTGCACACAACAGCATTAGGCCTATCCGTTTCTTCAAAGCTATACGACTGCGAGGAAAGCCTTGCAAAAGATGTTTCTTCAGCTGGTTTTGACCATGTGGTTTGACATATGATCAAGAACAAATCACTACAGACAGTGTGGATCATTGAACCCAGAGTAAAGTACAAAGTTGGGCTCCCTTGGTGGAAAATTACTTACACTTCTTTCTTAATTGAAAGCCAAATGCGCTATGTAAACCAACTTAAGTGCAGTGTAGTTAGAGATGTTTGAGCAGTGGGGAACTGGAAGATTTAGTTGCACAGCAGCACTCTAATTCCCACAGAATTTCAAACTCAACGCAAATGATGCATGACAAATACTTTAGCATGATATCCCTGACATTTGGTTATTTCCCCTACATCAGCATCTAAAGTTTTAtttggggggggaaaaaaaatatctaattttcCTATTAGGTCAGcacttgagaatgtttggcagtcatgttttctttgttttctgggGTCACAGGGAAGTTTCTTCAGAATTAATCTTTGGAGAGAGCAATGATGGTGAACCGAACCTCCTCAGGGTCGCGAGCCATGAAGATCTTACAAACCTCTACAGCATCCTGCAGGGCAATCAAACACATCAGGAGAATGATGAATTGCAACCCAGCTTGAGATATTTTTCGtgacagtttgtctgttttattctgtggCGTCTTACCTCGAGGAAGGAGTCCTCTGAGGTTTTCCCGTGGACTATAGGGAAGGGCTTCCGGCCATCtaggtattaaaaaaaaaagcattgtcCTTCAAATCTGTCACCATTAACTGTTGAACTTAAGTTATTACCATCAACAAAAGTGACAAATACTTATTAAATTAAATCGAATATTTATTTTGGTAAACAGTATATAGGAACTACTTAAGCACTAAACTCACCCAGTTCATATAACTGTCCTCCGACATTCACAAAGGCTATAAAATGCAGATTCACTTTCTCATCTAAACTTGGGGCCTGCAACAGACAACAAAGTTCTTTTGAGTCAAACTCTTTGTGATTGTGTGATAAACAAACCCGACCCGACCCGACCCCAATACAAACCTCAGTCTGTCCCTCCTGTGCACTGGATTCATGTGTAACACGTATACTCTGAAACAGACAGTAAGGAGTCATTTTTACTcaacacattcaaacaaatgCAACACATGAGACAAGGCCACTCTAATTATCAAACAgagttgccccccccccccggtcctTTGGTAAAGACTTTCTTTTCAGGGTGTTCTTATGGGGCATTCATGTGATGTGTGAATAATCTGAAAAATTAATTCCTGGCTGGAAATTTCTTATGAATGCCCCCTTAAGATCAAACAGTCTGAAAGTCTGCAAATAATTTTGGTGCATGACTTTGACGTCATATACACAGAAACATGGTAGACAAAAGTAAATGTCTGATTGATGTTACATATCTACATATTGCATGTCAATCTTTTGCTCAAACAGAATTTGAAACATGGTATTAGGTTGTAACCGTTAGTTAATGTCTATGTAGAGTGACCTAGATTAGTTACAAATGTTGAATTGTTGTCTAGATTCTCTGGGTAATGAAATACAACACATCTTCTTTGGCAGCGTTCATGTTGTTTCCAGCTTGTGAACACACCAGAGTCGAAAAAAACGATGTCCCAACACGGGGAGAGGGATCATTGTGACTGCAACATTACCTCATCCTTTTCCAGGAAGGTGGCCCTCTCCTCTGGGGTCATTTTAGAGGTTTGTTCAAGAAATTTCTTTAGAGGAGAATCCGGctctgaggagaaaagacaacatAGTAAAATCTATAGAAAAATGTCTGCAAGCAAAACTGTGTTTGGATTTGGAGTTCGATACAATGCTGTGATAGGAGATACTGTAAAGTATTGTGGTATCATGATAAATGATGATCTTTAGCTGGTCTAGCTGAACAAAATGAACAGTTAATACCTTTAACTGTTTGCTAATGTAGCTTCTTTAAACGTAGTAAAACCCAACACAGGATCAGCTCTCTCAATCATACAGCAGTCTTGAATTGATGCTCTTAAATTGTAAATGTGGGAATCGTTCACATCTCTAATATCTGATCGCATATGACTTGAACGGAATAACTACTCACCAAACTCCAGGTGTGCCTTGTTGTTTGCCACGGCATGAATTAATCCTATTGTTCCACAGGCGTTCCCAATAGTTTGCTTAATGAAGTAGACGCCAGGAGAGAGCTCCTGTGGCTGATCCTTgagtttctcttcctcttcttgctTGAATGTCTCATACTGGACACAAGAGAAATATTTACTGTTTCTTACGGCAAGCACACAAGTCTGCACAAAGACATGTATAGAGTTCT
This region of Pempheris klunzingeri isolate RE-2024b chromosome 10, fPemKlu1.hap1, whole genome shotgun sequence genomic DNA includes:
- the uchl3 gene encoding ubiquitin carboxyl-terminal hydrolase isozyme L3, with translation MDCPRWLPLESNPEVMTKFVNCLGMRPTWQFGDVYGLDPELLSMVPRPVCAVLLLFPVTEKYETFKQEEEEKLKDQPQELSPGVYFIKQTIGNACGTIGLIHAVANNKAHLEFEPDSPLKKFLEQTSKMTPEERATFLEKDESIRVTHESSAQEGQTEAPSLDEKVNLHFIAFVNVGGQLYELDGRKPFPIVHGKTSEDSFLEDAVEVCKIFMARDPEEVRFTIIALSKD